The Punica granatum isolate Tunisia-2019 chromosome 4, ASM765513v2, whole genome shotgun sequence genome has a window encoding:
- the LOC116203827 gene encoding cytochrome P450 98A2, producing the protein MALPLLILVVLAIPLAYALYQRFRFKLPPGPRAWPIVGNLYDVKPVRFRCYDEWCREYGPIISVWFGSTLNVIVSNAELAKEVLKENDQQLADRHRSRSAAKFSRDGKDLIWADYGPHYVKVRKVCTLELFTPKRLEALRPIREDEVTAMVESIFKHCTNPENLGKSLLVKNYLGAVAFNNITRLAFGKRFMNSEGVIDEQGLEFKAIVANGLKLGASLAMAEHIPWLRWMFPLEEEAFAKHGARRDRLTRAIMEEHTLARQKSGGAKQHFVDALLTLKDKYDLSEDTIIGLLWDMITAGMDTTAISVEWAMAELIRNPRVQQKAQEELDRVIGFERVMTEADFSSLPYLQCIAKEALRLHPPTPLMLPHRANANVKIGGYDIPKGSNVHVNVWAVARDPAVWKDPHEFRPERFLEEDVDMKGHDFRLLPFGAGRRVCPGAQLGINLVTSMLGHLLHHFTWSPPPGVKPEEIDLSENPGLVTYMRTPLQAVPTPRLPSDLYKRIPYEM; encoded by the exons ATGGCTCTCCCCTTATTGATCCTCGTCGTCCTCGCGATCCCGCTCGCCTACGCATTGTACCAACGTTTTAGGTTTAAGCTGCCGCCCGGCCCCCGGGCCTGGCCCATCGTCGGGAACCTCTATGACGTGAAGCCCGTGAGGTTCCGGTGCTACGATGAATGGTGCCGAGAGTATGGCCCAATCATCTCGGTGTGGTTCGGGTCGACCCTGAATGTGATCGTATCGAACGCGGAGCTGGCCAAGGAGGTGCTTAAGGAGAACGACCAGCAGCTGGCAGACCGGCACAGGAGCCGATCTGCCGCCAAGTTCAGCCGGGACGGGAAGGACCTGATATGGGCCGACTACGGGCCTCACTACGTCAAGGTGAGGAAGGTCTGCACACTCGAGCTCTTCACGCCGAAGAGGCTTGAGGCTCTTCGGCCCATAAGGGAAGACGAAGTCACAGCCATGGTCGAGTCTATATTCAAGCACTGCACCAACCCTG AAAACTTAGGCAAGAGTCTGTTGGTGAAGAATTACTTGGGGGCAGTGGCATTTAACAACATCACTAGGCTCGCGTTCGGGAAGAGGTTCATGAACTCGGAGGGTGTGATAGACGAGCAAGGGCTCGAGTTCAAGGCGATTGTGGCCAACGGGCTCAAGCTCGGCGCGTCCCTTGCAATGGCAGAGCACATCCCCTGGCTCAGGTGGATGTTCCCATTGGAAGAAGAGGCATTTGCGAAGCACGGGGCCCGCCGGGACCGGCTCACCCGCGCCATCATGGAGGAGCACACCCTCGCCCGACAGAAGAGCGGCGGGGCCAAGCAGCACTTTGTTGACGCGCTGCTCACTCTCAAGGACAAGTATGATCTGAGTGAGGACACTATCATCGGTCTCCTTTGG GACATGATCACAGCAGGCATGGACACCACAGCCATCTCGGTAGAGTGGGCAATGGCGGAGCTCATCAGGAACCCCAGGGTGCAGCAGAAAGCCCAAGAGGAACTGGACCGGGTGATTGGGTTCGAGAGGGTAATGACCGAGGCTGATTTCTCGAGCCTCCCTTACCTCCAGTGCATTGCCAAGGAGGCGCTCAGGCTACACCCGCCAACCCCACTGATGCTTCCCCACCGGGCCAATGCCAATGTCAAGATTGGTGGGTACGACATCCCCAAAGGGTCCAACGTCCACGTGAATGTTTGGGCTGTAGCCCGTGACCCAGCCGTGTGGAAGGACCCACACGAGTTCAGGCCCGAGAGGTTCCTCGAGGAGGACGTGGACATGAAGGGGCATGACTTCAGGCTCCTCCCATTTGGGGCTGGCCGGAGAGTGTGCCCTGGTGCCCAGCTTGGGATCAACTTGGTGACTTCCATGCTAGGCCATCTGTTGCACCACTTCACTTGGAGCCCTCCACCAGGTGTGAAGCCGGAGGAGATAGACCTATCCGAGAATCCCGGGCTAGTCACTTACATGAGGACTCCTTTGCAAGCCGTGCCTACTCCAAGGCTGCCCTCAGACCTGTACAAACGCATCCCTTACGAAATGTAG
- the LOC116203828 gene encoding cysteine proteinase inhibitor 6-like produces the protein MKLNRPCAVIISCVVLLCAASQLGFCREEEGQGMLRMRTSRLGGIRDSLGNQNGGVIESLARFAVEEHNKKENALLEFARVVQSREQVVAGKLYYLTLEAIDAGKKKIYEAKVWVKPWMNFKKLEDFKYSQDSPSFTTSDLGAKLGIHKLGWRVVPVHDPEVRDAANHAVKTLQQRSNSLFPYELLEILLAEAEVIERSVKYQLLLKLKRGMKVEEFKVVVHKNREGKYYLN, from the exons ATGAAGCTCAACAGGCCGTGCGCGGTGATCATAAGCTGCGTCGTTCTGCTCTGCGCTGCGAGTCAGTTAGGGTTCTGCAGAGAAGAGGAAGGACAAGGTATGCTAAGGATGAGGACCTCGAGGCTCGGAGGGATCCGCGATAGCCTGGGGAACCAGAATGGAGGCGTGATTGAGAGCCTCGCTCGCTTCGCCGTCGAGGAGCACAACAAGAAAGAG AATGCTCTTCTCGAGTTTGCCCGAGTTGTGCAGTCGAGGGAGCAGGTGGTTGCTGGCAAGCTGTACTATCTGACCCTGGAAGCAATCGATGCCGGTAAGAAGAAGATATATGAAGCTAAAGTATGGGTGAAGCCGTGGATGAACTTTAAGAAGCTGGAGGACTTCAAGTACTCCCAGGATTCCCCTTCCTTCACCACTTCTGACCTCGGGGCTAAACTAG GTATCCACAAACTCGGATGGCGAGTGGTGCCAGTTCATGACCCTGAGGTCCGAGATGCAGCAAATCATGCTGTTAAGACCCTGCAGCAGAGGTCTAATTCTCTGTTCCCATACGAACTGCTAGAGATCCTGCTGGCTGAGGCCGAG GTAATTGAAAGATCAGTGAAATATCAGTTGCTTCTGAAGTTGAAGAGGGGAATGAAGGTCGAGGAGTTCAAAGTTGTTGTGCATAAGAATCGTGAAGGAAAGTATTATCTGAATTAG
- the LOC116206319 gene encoding Werner Syndrome-like exonuclease, protein MQPSSSTPSTSAVGVSMQPSSSTPEATMQTPSASTAEVWLAFHTVTFYHDVINTRVTNDPSEVERWINVMEYIHQGNLHKLVVGLDLEWRPNLTGDRAQDNPVALIQLCVGHQCLIFQVLWASSVPDSLRTFMGNPRYTFVGVGIAEDARKLRSTYWLNIEHIVDLRTRAFSMFRDERFFSVSLKDLAEIVLHKVLEKPMEVTLSRWDNKRLSFSQVKYACLDAFVCFELGRYLRASVN, encoded by the coding sequence ATGCAGCCTTCGTCGAGTACTCCGTCGACGAGTGCAGTAGGAGTGTCGATGCAGCCTTCTTCGAGTACACCAGAAGCGACGATGCAGACTCCATCGGCTAGTACAGCAGAAGTGTGGTTAGCGTTCCACACCGTGACTTTCTACCACGATGTGATCAACACACGGGTCACCAATGATCCCTCTGAGGTCGAAAGGTGGATCAACGTGATGGAATACATCCACCAAGGGAATTTACATAAGCTTGTGGTCGGCCTCGACCTCGAATGGCGCCCGAACCTCACTGGAGACAGAGCCCAAGACAACCCAGTTGCCCTCATTCAGCTCTGCGTCGGGCACCAGTGCCTTATCTTCCAGGTCCTCTGGGCGAGCTCTGTGCCGGACTCTCTCCGCACATTCATGGGCAACCCTAGATACACCTTTGTAGGGGTTGGCATCGCGGAAGACGCGCGGAAGCTACGGTCAACCTACTGGCTGAATATTGAGCACATTGTCGATCTCCGGACGCGTGCATTCTCTATGTTTCGGGATGAGCGGTTCTTCAGCGTCAGCCTCAAGGATCTGGCGGAAATTGTCCTTCATAAAGTGCTCGAGAAGCCGATGGAAGTGACGCTGAGTCGGTGGGACAACAAGAGGCTTTCATTCAGTCAGGTCAAGTACGCGTGCCTTGATGCCTTTGTTTGCTTCGAGTTGGGAAGGTACTTACGTGCATCGGTTAACTAA